In one Pseudomonas sp. R84 genomic region, the following are encoded:
- a CDS encoding chemotaxis protein CheW, translating into MIPSDTLNVTHEDARAIDDCWNRIGIHGDKSCPLLEDHIHCRNCSVYSAAATRLLDRYALQQDERDPVAIAVESDVKTRSLLMFRLGEEWLGLATRSLVEVAPLQAIHSLPHQRSRALLGVANVRGALVACLSLVELLDLDGNAAPATGARIMPRMLIIAAHGGPVVVPVDEVDGIHAIDERILDAASQSGVQASAKYTRGVLQYRGRSLRWLDEEQLLSAVTRSLT; encoded by the coding sequence ATGATTCCGTCCGACACCTTGAACGTCACCCACGAAGACGCCCGGGCCATCGACGATTGCTGGAACCGCATCGGCATTCATGGCGACAAGTCCTGTCCGCTGCTCGAAGACCACATTCATTGCCGCAATTGTTCGGTGTATTCCGCCGCCGCCACGCGCCTGCTCGACCGTTATGCGTTGCAGCAGGACGAACGCGACCCGGTGGCGATCGCTGTGGAAAGCGACGTGAAAACCCGCTCGCTACTGATGTTCCGGCTCGGTGAAGAATGGCTGGGGCTGGCGACGCGCAGTCTCGTCGAAGTCGCGCCACTGCAGGCGATTCACTCGTTGCCGCACCAGCGCTCACGCGCATTGCTCGGTGTGGCCAATGTGCGCGGCGCGTTGGTGGCGTGCCTGTCGCTGGTTGAGTTGCTCGATCTGGATGGCAACGCCGCGCCAGCCACCGGCGCGCGCATCATGCCGCGCATGCTGATCATCGCCGCCCATGGCGGGCCGGTGGTGGTGCCGGTGGATGAGGTCGACGGTATTCATGCCATCGACGAGCGCATTCTTGATGCAGCCTCGCAGTCCGGCGTGCAAGCCAGTGCCAAATACACCCGTGGTGTTCTGCAGTATCGCGGTCGTAGCCTGCGTTGGCTGGATGAAGAACAGCTGCTGTCCGCCGTGACCCGGAGCCTCACATGA
- a CDS encoding chemotaxis response regulator protein-glutamate methylesterase: MKIAIVNDMPMAVEALRRALAFEPAHQVVWVARNGAEAVQLCAENTPDLILMDLIMPVMDGVEATRRIMAETPCAIVIVTVDRQQNVHRVFEAMGHGALDVVDTPALGAGDARDAAAPLLRKILNIGWLIGDKAPRSRPAPTPPRSSGSRQRLVAIGSSAGGPAALEVLLKGLPKDFSAAIVLVQHVDQVFAAGMAEWLASASGLDVRLAREGEPPQAGAVLLAGTNHHIRLLKNGTLAYTAEPVNEIYRPSIDVFFESVASYWTGDAVGVLLTGMGRDGAQGLKLMRQQGYLTIAQDQQSSAVYGMPKAAAAIDAAVEIRPLERIAPRLQEVFPK; encoded by the coding sequence ATGAAGATCGCAATCGTCAACGACATGCCCATGGCGGTGGAGGCACTGCGCCGGGCGTTGGCCTTCGAGCCGGCGCATCAGGTGGTCTGGGTCGCCCGCAACGGCGCCGAGGCGGTGCAACTGTGCGCCGAAAACACCCCGGATCTGATCCTCATGGATCTGATCATGCCGGTGATGGACGGCGTCGAAGCCACCCGCCGGATCATGGCCGAAACCCCGTGTGCCATTGTCATTGTGACCGTCGACCGCCAGCAGAACGTGCACCGGGTCTTCGAAGCCATGGGCCACGGCGCGCTGGATGTGGTCGATACACCGGCACTCGGTGCTGGCGACGCTCGGGACGCCGCCGCGCCACTGTTGCGCAAGATCCTCAACATCGGCTGGCTGATTGGCGACAAAGCGCCGCGCTCACGTCCCGCGCCGACGCCTCCGCGCAGTTCGGGTTCGCGCCAGCGATTGGTGGCGATCGGCTCATCGGCAGGTGGGCCGGCGGCGCTGGAGGTGTTGCTCAAAGGCTTGCCGAAGGATTTCTCGGCGGCGATTGTGCTGGTGCAGCACGTCGATCAGGTATTCGCCGCCGGCATGGCAGAGTGGCTGGCCAGCGCCAGCGGCCTCGATGTACGACTGGCCCGTGAAGGCGAACCGCCGCAGGCTGGCGCCGTACTGCTGGCCGGCACCAACCACCATATTCGCTTGTTGAAAAACGGTACGCTGGCCTACACCGCCGAGCCGGTCAACGAGATCTACCGTCCCTCGATCGACGTGTTTTTCGAAAGTGTCGCCAGTTATTGGACTGGCGACGCTGTCGGGGTTTTATTGACCGGGATGGGACGCGACGGCGCGCAAGGGCTTAAGCTCATGCGCCAACAGGGCTACTTGACCATCGCGCAGGATCAGCAAAGCAGTGCGGTGTACGGCATGCCCAAAGCCGCTGCGGCCATTGATGCCGCCGTAGAAATACGTCCGCTGGAAAGAATAGCGCCGCGATTGCAGGAGGTTTTCCCCAAATGA
- a CDS encoding chemotaxis protein CheW — MSEIIAKRGAAQVAKPALFLLFRIGSERYALRATEVAEVLPRLPLKPIARAPQWVAGVFAYRGAVVPVIDLSALTFGHPAEARTSTRLVLVNYRPDETQPAQWLGLILEQATDTLRCHPHEFQPYGLDNREAPYLGPVREDAQGLVQWVRVNDLLDDAVRALLFPDPPLSPAQLEAPA, encoded by the coding sequence ATGAGCGAAATCATCGCCAAACGCGGCGCCGCGCAGGTGGCGAAGCCGGCATTGTTCCTGCTGTTTCGTATCGGCAGCGAGCGTTACGCCCTGCGCGCCACCGAAGTCGCGGAAGTGTTGCCGCGCCTGCCGCTCAAGCCGATCGCGCGGGCACCGCAATGGGTCGCCGGGGTGTTTGCCTATCGCGGTGCTGTGGTGCCGGTGATCGATCTCAGCGCATTGACCTTTGGCCATCCTGCCGAGGCGCGCACCAGCACCCGTCTGGTATTGGTCAATTATCGGCCGGATGAAACGCAACCCGCGCAATGGCTCGGACTGATTCTCGAACAAGCCACCGACACCCTGCGTTGCCATCCGCACGAGTTTCAGCCTTACGGCCTCGACAACCGCGAGGCGCCTTACCTCGGCCCGGTTCGCGAAGATGCCCAGGGATTGGTGCAATGGGTGCGGGTCAATGACTTGCTCGATGACGCGGTGCGCGCCTTGCTATTCCCCGATCCGCCGCTGAGTCCGGCGCAGCTTGAGGCGCCGGCATGA
- a CDS encoding tellurite resistance TerB family protein: MNTRGLLDQLLKSGQDLLQNKAGGAQNKTAGGGLGGLLGGASGSGGLGSLLSGAGGGALAAGAMGLLLGNKKVRKVGGKVAIYGGLAALGVLAYKAYGNYNAQKGTAPQTEPQTLDRLPPAQAEQHSQAILKALVAAAKADGHIDDRERQLIEGEFTKLDNDQELQHWLHAELNKPLDPTDVARAASTPEMAAEMYIASVMLVDEENFMEKSYLDELARQLKLEPGLKVELEKQVRIASA; the protein is encoded by the coding sequence ATGAACACCCGTGGATTGCTCGATCAGCTACTCAAATCGGGCCAGGATCTTTTGCAGAACAAGGCTGGCGGAGCGCAGAACAAAACGGCTGGCGGTGGCTTGGGCGGTTTGCTCGGCGGCGCGTCTGGCTCCGGTGGCCTCGGCAGTCTGCTGTCAGGTGCGGGTGGCGGTGCATTGGCGGCTGGCGCGATGGGACTGCTGCTTGGTAACAAGAAAGTGCGCAAGGTCGGCGGCAAAGTTGCGATCTACGGCGGGCTCGCAGCGCTTGGCGTACTGGCCTACAAAGCCTACGGCAACTACAACGCCCAGAAAGGCACCGCACCGCAAACCGAACCGCAAACCCTCGACCGCTTGCCACCGGCGCAAGCCGAGCAACACAGTCAGGCCATCCTCAAAGCCTTGGTCGCTGCCGCCAAAGCTGACGGCCATATCGATGACCGCGAACGTCAACTGATCGAGGGCGAATTCACCAAGCTCGACAACGATCAGGAGCTGCAGCACTGGCTGCACGCCGAACTCAACAAACCCCTCGACCCGACCGACGTCGCCCGGGCCGCGAGCACGCCGGAGATGGCAGCGGAGATGTACATCGCCAGTGTGATGTTGGTGGATGAGGAGAACTTCATGGAGAAAAGCTATCTGGATGAACTGGCGCGGCAGTTGAAGCTGGAGCCGGGGTTGAAGGTGGAGTTGGAGAAGCAGGTGCGCATCGCATCGGCGTAA
- a CDS encoding methyl-accepting chemotaxis protein — protein sequence MKNWTLRQRILASFAVIIAIMLLMVVVSYSRLLKIEASENSVRDDAIPGVYYSSMIRGAWVDSYMQTQELLGLKEGQGVSSEDAADYKAFEARLQEQMGNYRKTMATEEDRVEFAAFEKYHDAYLQIQDAVLDLHKRNLEADAVKMFHEKLTPAWYSGRMKLNDIIGENKRVADQAMNNIDDAVAAAKVSMFISLLVAVLAAGLCGLLLMRAIMAPMNRIVQILDTMRTGDLSSRLNLERKDEFGAVETGFNDMMTELTALVSQAQRSSVQVTTSVTEIAATSKQQQATATETAATTTEIGATSREIAATSRDLVRTMTEVSTAADQASVLAGSGQQGLARMEDTMHSVMGAADLVNAKLAILNEKAGNINQVVVTIVKVADQTNLLSLNAAIEAEKAGEYGRGFAVVATEVRRLADQTAVATYDIEQMVREIQSAVSAGVMGMDKFSEEVRRGMSEVQQVGEQLSQIIHQVQALAPRVLMVNEGMQAQATGAEQINHALVQLGDASSQTVESLRQASFAIDELSQVAVGLRSGVSRFKV from the coding sequence GTGAAGAACTGGACGTTGCGCCAACGCATTTTGGCGAGCTTTGCGGTGATTATCGCCATCATGTTGCTGATGGTCGTCGTTTCGTATTCGCGACTGTTGAAGATCGAGGCCAGTGAAAACAGCGTGCGTGATGACGCGATTCCCGGCGTCTATTACAGCTCGATGATCCGTGGCGCCTGGGTCGATAGTTACATGCAGACGCAAGAACTGCTCGGACTCAAGGAAGGTCAGGGGGTTTCCAGCGAGGACGCGGCCGACTACAAGGCTTTCGAGGCGCGTTTGCAGGAGCAGATGGGGAACTATCGCAAGACCATGGCAACCGAGGAGGATCGTGTCGAGTTTGCCGCGTTCGAGAAGTACCACGACGCCTACCTCCAGATTCAGGATGCCGTGCTGGACTTGCACAAGCGCAACCTGGAAGCGGATGCGGTGAAGATGTTCCACGAAAAGCTCACACCCGCCTGGTATTCCGGGCGCATGAAGCTCAATGACATCATCGGCGAAAACAAGAGAGTCGCCGACCAGGCCATGAACAATATCGACGATGCCGTGGCCGCAGCCAAAGTCAGCATGTTCATTTCCCTGTTGGTCGCCGTCCTGGCCGCCGGCCTGTGCGGTCTGTTGTTGATGCGCGCAATCATGGCGCCGATGAACCGCATTGTGCAGATCCTCGACACCATGCGCACCGGTGACCTCAGTTCGCGCCTGAACCTTGAGCGCAAGGACGAGTTCGGCGCCGTCGAAACCGGCTTCAACGACATGATGACCGAGCTGACTGCACTGGTTTCACAAGCCCAGCGCTCCTCGGTGCAGGTGACCACCTCGGTGACTGAAATTGCCGCCACCTCCAAGCAACAGCAAGCCACCGCTACCGAAACCGCAGCGACCACCACCGAAATCGGCGCAACGTCCCGTGAGATCGCCGCCACGTCGCGCGATCTGGTGCGCACCATGACCGAAGTCTCCACCGCTGCCGATCAGGCCTCGGTGCTGGCCGGCTCAGGCCAGCAAGGCTTGGCGCGGATGGAAGACACCATGCACTCGGTAATGGGCGCGGCCGATCTGGTCAATGCCAAACTGGCGATCCTTAACGAGAAGGCCGGCAACATCAACCAAGTGGTGGTGACCATCGTCAAGGTTGCCGACCAGACCAACCTGCTGTCGCTCAACGCGGCAATCGAAGCCGAGAAGGCCGGTGAATACGGCCGCGGTTTTGCCGTGGTCGCCACCGAGGTGCGACGTCTGGCGGATCAGACCGCTGTCGCCACTTACGATATCGAGCAAATGGTTCGCGAGATCCAGTCGGCGGTGTCGGCAGGTGTGATGGGCATGGACAAGTTCTCCGAAGAAGTGCGCCGTGGCATGTCCGAAGTGCAGCAGGTCGGCGAGCAACTGTCGCAGATCATCCATCAGGTGCAGGCACTGGCGCCGCGGGTGTTGATGGTCAACGAAGGCATGCAGGCGCAGGCCACCGGCGCCGAGCAGATCAACCACGCGCTGGTGCAGTTGGGCGATGCCAGCAGCCAGACCGTCGAGTCGCTGCGTCAGGCCAGTTTCGCCATCGACGAACTGAGCCAGGTGGCCGTCGGGCTGCGCAGCGGCGTTTCGCGATTCAAAGTCTGA
- a CDS encoding hybrid sensor histidine kinase/response regulator, producing the protein MTPEQMRDASLLELFSLEAEAQTQVLSAGLLALERNPTQADQLESCMRAAHSLKGAARIVGIDSGVSVAHVMEDCLVSAQEGRLLLRPEHIDALLQGTDLLMRIATPANAPQPSDIETYVALMAGLLDPSTPLAAFVAPPMAELQLEAPPVFELTPAPIIEAPVETSEPAPRKSKRTTEGGERVLRVTAERLNSLLDLSSKSLVETQRLKPHLATMQRLKRMQNNGLRALENLNVHLKEHALSLEALEALEDARRLLAESQQLLSEKNAELDEFAWQASQRAQVLYDTALACRMRPFADVLTGQVRMVRDLGRSLGKQVRLEIEGEKTQVDRDVLEKLEAPLTHLLRNAVDHGIETPEQRLLKGKPEEGLIRLRASHQAGLLVLELSDDGNGVDLEKVRRSIIERQLSPAETAAQLSEEELLTFLFLPGFSLRDTVTEVSGRGVGLDAVQHMVRQLRGAVVLEQAAGEGSRFHLEVPLTLSVVRSLVVEVGEEAYAFPLAHIERMCDLAPEDIVQVEGRQHFWHEDQHVGLVAASQLLNRPASQSSGETLKVVVIRERDAIYGVAVERFIGERTLVVLPLDERLGKVQDISAGALLDDGSVVLIVDVEDMLRSVDKLLNTGRLERIARHGNQAAEAARKRVLVVDDSLTVRELQRKLLLNRGYDVAVAVDGMDGWNALRSEDFDLLITDIDMPRMDGIELVTLLRRDNRLQSLPVMVVSYKDREEDRRRGLDAGADYYLAKASFHDDALLDAVVELIGGARA; encoded by the coding sequence ATGACCCCCGAGCAAATGCGCGACGCCTCGCTGCTTGAGCTGTTCAGCCTCGAAGCCGAAGCCCAGACCCAAGTGCTCAGCGCGGGATTGCTGGCCCTGGAGCGCAACCCGACCCAGGCCGATCAACTGGAATCGTGCATGCGCGCGGCGCATTCGCTCAAAGGCGCGGCGCGAATTGTTGGCATCGACAGCGGCGTCAGCGTCGCCCATGTCATGGAAGATTGCCTGGTCAGCGCGCAGGAAGGGCGCTTGTTGCTGCGGCCCGAACATATCGATGCGCTGTTGCAGGGCACCGATTTGCTGATGCGCATCGCTACACCGGCCAATGCGCCGCAGCCGAGCGATATTGAAACTTATGTGGCGTTGATGGCGGGTTTGCTCGATCCGTCGACGCCGCTGGCAGCGTTCGTTGCGCCGCCGATGGCCGAGTTGCAACTTGAAGCGCCGCCCGTATTTGAACTGACGCCAGCGCCGATCATCGAAGCCCCGGTCGAAACCTCTGAACCGGCGCCACGCAAAAGCAAACGCACCACCGAAGGTGGCGAGCGGGTGCTGCGGGTCACCGCTGAACGGCTGAACAGTTTGCTCGATCTATCGAGCAAGTCGCTGGTGGAAACCCAGCGCCTCAAACCGCATCTGGCGACCATGCAGCGCCTCAAACGCATGCAGAACAACGGCTTGCGTGCGCTGGAAAATCTCAACGTGCACCTCAAGGAACACGCGCTGAGCCTTGAAGCGCTCGAAGCCTTGGAAGACGCGCGGCGTTTGCTCGCCGAATCCCAGCAACTGCTGAGCGAGAAAAACGCCGAACTCGACGAATTCGCCTGGCAGGCCAGCCAGCGCGCGCAAGTGCTCTACGACACGGCGTTGGCCTGTCGTATGCGGCCCTTCGCCGACGTCCTCACCGGTCAAGTGCGCATGGTCCGTGATCTGGGCCGCAGCCTTGGCAAACAGGTACGGCTGGAGATCGAGGGCGAAAAAACCCAGGTCGACCGTGATGTGCTGGAAAAGCTCGAAGCGCCGCTGACGCATTTGCTGCGCAATGCCGTCGATCACGGCATCGAAACCCCGGAGCAACGTTTGCTCAAGGGCAAACCCGAAGAAGGCCTGATCCGCCTGCGGGCTTCACATCAGGCCGGACTGCTGGTTCTGGAATTGAGCGATGACGGCAACGGCGTCGATCTGGAAAAGGTTCGTCGCAGCATCATCGAACGGCAGTTATCCCCAGCGGAAACCGCCGCGCAGTTGAGCGAAGAGGAACTGCTGACCTTCCTGTTCCTGCCCGGCTTCAGCCTGCGCGACACCGTCACTGAAGTGTCTGGGCGCGGCGTCGGCCTCGATGCTGTTCAACACATGGTTCGCCAGTTGCGCGGTGCCGTGGTGCTGGAGCAGGCAGCGGGCGAGGGCAGTCGCTTCCATCTGGAAGTGCCGCTGACCTTGTCGGTGGTGCGCAGCCTCGTCGTGGAAGTCGGCGAAGAGGCCTACGCGTTCCCACTGGCGCACATCGAGCGCATGTGCGATCTGGCCCCGGAAGACATCGTGCAGGTCGAGGGCCGTCAGCATTTCTGGCATGAAGACCAGCACGTCGGGTTGGTTGCTGCCAGTCAGTTGCTTAACCGTCCGGCCAGTCAGAGCAGCGGCGAAACCCTCAAAGTTGTGGTGATCCGTGAGCGCGATGCGATTTATGGCGTTGCCGTGGAGCGCTTCATTGGCGAGCGCACCCTGGTGGTGTTGCCACTCGATGAGCGGCTGGGCAAAGTGCAAGACATCTCCGCCGGAGCTTTGCTCGACGACGGCTCGGTGGTGCTGATCGTCGATGTCGAAGACATGCTGCGGTCGGTGGATAAACTGCTCAATACCGGACGCTTGGAACGCATCGCCCGCCACGGCAATCAGGCTGCTGAGGCAGCGCGTAAACGGGTGTTGGTGGTCGACGACTCGCTGACGGTGCGCGAGCTGCAACGCAAGCTGCTGCTCAATCGCGGCTACGACGTCGCGGTGGCGGTGGACGGCATGGACGGTTGGAACGCGCTGCGTTCGGAGGACTTCGATTTGCTGATCACCGACATCGACATGCCGCGCATGGACGGCATTGAACTGGTCACGTTGCTGCGTCGCGACAACCGTCTGCAGTCGCTGCCGGTAATGGTCGTGTCGTACAAGGATCGTGAAGAGGATCGCCGCCGTGGCCTGGACGCCGGGGCGGACTATTATTTAGCCAAAGCCAGTTTTCATGACGACGCCCTGCTCGACGCAGTGGTCGAGCTGATCGGAGGAGCGCGGGCATGA
- a CDS encoding PleD family two-component system response regulator, with the protein MNDLQIDDIKTDENAAMVLLVDDQAMIGEAVRRGLSNEENIDFHFCSDPHQAIAQAVRIKPTVILQDLVMPGLDGLSLVREYRNHPATKDIPIIVLSTKEDPLIKSAAFSAGANDYLVKLPDTIELVARIRYHSRSYMTLLQRDAAYRALRVSQQQLLDTNLVLQRLMNSDGLTGLSNRRHFDEYLELEWRRSLRDQSQLSLLMIDVDYFKHYNDSFGHVEGDEALRKVATAIRDASARPSDLPARYGGEEFVLVLPNTSPGGARLVAEKLRQTVVSLKIPHNTPAEGASLTISIGLATMVPQAGSDCRLLISAADRGLYLAKNNGRNQVGIE; encoded by the coding sequence ATGAATGACTTACAGATCGACGACATTAAAACCGACGAAAACGCCGCCATGGTGTTGTTGGTGGACGATCAGGCGATGATCGGCGAAGCCGTACGCCGTGGGCTGTCGAATGAAGAGAACATAGACTTTCACTTCTGTTCGGACCCGCATCAGGCCATTGCGCAAGCGGTGCGGATCAAGCCGACAGTGATTTTGCAGGATTTGGTGATGCCCGGTCTCGATGGCCTGAGCCTGGTGCGTGAGTACCGCAATCACCCTGCGACCAAGGACATTCCGATCATTGTCCTGTCGACCAAGGAAGACCCGCTGATCAAAAGCGCGGCGTTCTCGGCCGGGGCCAATGATTACCTGGTGAAACTGCCGGACACTATCGAACTGGTGGCGCGCATCCGCTATCACTCGCGCTCGTACATGACCTTGTTGCAACGTGATGCCGCGTACCGCGCGCTACGGGTCAGCCAGCAGCAATTGCTCGACACCAATCTGGTGCTGCAACGCCTGATGAACTCCGACGGCCTTACCGGGCTGTCCAATCGCCGGCACTTCGACGAATACCTGGAACTGGAGTGGCGCCGTTCGCTGCGGGATCAGAGCCAGTTGTCGTTGCTGATGATCGACGTTGATTACTTCAAGCACTACAACGACAGTTTTGGCCACGTTGAAGGTGATGAGGCGTTGCGCAAGGTCGCCACGGCGATTCGTGATGCCAGTGCGCGACCGTCGGACCTGCCGGCGCGTTATGGCGGTGAGGAATTTGTGCTGGTGCTGCCGAACACCTCGCCGGGCGGCGCGCGACTGGTGGCGGAAAAGCTGCGGCAGACTGTGGTTTCGCTGAAGATTCCGCACAACACTCCGGCGGAAGGGGCGAGTCTTACGATCAGTATTGGTCTGGCGACGATGGTGCCGCAGGCGGGTAGCGATTGTCGGTTGCTGATCTCGGCGGCGGATCGTGGCCTTTACCTGGCTAAAAACAACGGGCGTAACCAGGTCGGGATCGAGTAA
- a CDS encoding LysR family transcriptional regulator, which produces MMTLRQIRHFIAVAETGSISAAAQTAFISQSTLTLAIQQLEEEIGVSLFSRHAKGMTLTHQGHQFLRQAHLILATVDNAKRSLQQSTDQVAGQLIVGVTSLVAGYYLADLLTRFQRAYPNVEIRVMEDERPYIEHLLVSGEIDVGVLILSNLEDRHALQTEVLTHSPHRLWLPAQHPLLDHDSINLADVAREPLIQLNVDEMDRNAQRFWRGSGLQPKITLRTASTEAVRSLVAAGLGVSIQPDMTYRPWSLEGDIIEARPIADLNQTLDVGLAWRRGTARPALVDPFLTVAREQPHGGRKPSI; this is translated from the coding sequence ATGATGACCCTGCGCCAGATCCGTCATTTCATTGCCGTGGCCGAAACCGGCTCGATCTCCGCCGCCGCGCAAACCGCATTCATATCCCAATCGACCCTGACTCTAGCGATCCAGCAATTGGAAGAGGAAATCGGCGTCAGCCTGTTCAGCCGTCACGCCAAAGGTATGACTCTTACGCACCAAGGTCATCAGTTCCTACGCCAGGCACACCTGATTCTGGCGACCGTGGACAATGCCAAACGCAGCCTTCAGCAGAGCACTGATCAGGTTGCCGGGCAGTTGATCGTGGGTGTGACCAGTCTGGTTGCCGGTTATTACCTCGCGGATTTGCTCACGCGGTTCCAACGCGCCTACCCCAACGTCGAGATCCGCGTGATGGAAGACGAACGCCCCTACATCGAGCATTTGCTGGTCAGCGGCGAGATCGATGTCGGCGTATTGATCCTCTCCAACCTCGAAGACCGTCACGCATTGCAGACAGAAGTGCTGACCCACTCGCCGCACCGTTTATGGCTTCCAGCCCAGCATCCACTGCTGGACCACGACAGCATCAACCTCGCCGACGTCGCCCGCGAACCGTTGATTCAACTCAACGTCGATGAAATGGATCGCAATGCCCAGCGTTTCTGGCGCGGTTCCGGGCTGCAACCAAAAATAACCCTGAGAACAGCCTCCACCGAAGCCGTGCGAAGTCTGGTCGCCGCCGGATTGGGCGTGTCGATTCAGCCGGACATGACTTATCGCCCGTGGTCACTGGAGGGCGACATCATCGAAGCGCGGCCCATCGCCGACCTCAACCAGACCCTCGACGTCGGTCTGGCCTGGCGCCGTGGCACCGCGCGCCCCGCATTGGTCGACCCCTTCCTGACCGTGGCCCGCGAACAACCCCACGGCGGACGCAAGCCATCTATTTAA
- a CDS encoding CheR family methyltransferase — MSSDQRFFDFLKERIGLDVTSVGPAIIERAVRQRTTLSQAAHADEYWLLLQGSREEQQALIEAVIVPETWFFRYPESFATLGKLARKRLGELNNMRALRILSLPCSTGEEPYSIAMALLDAGLKPHQFKVDGMDVSPLSVEKARRALYGKNSFRGQELDFRERHFTPEQDGHRVNDDVREQVRLQVGNVLDPTLLVSEPAFDFVFCRNLLIYFDQPTQKLVFEVLKRLTHFDGVLFIGPAEGSLLGRLGMRSIGIPQSFAFSRHSDPHPEPLPTPKPIVVPVSQPPRSTQPAPVRTRPFAAVTPLPTASKSANPDAATLLANIAALANEGKSAEARAACEQYLRSHEPVAQVFYWLGLLSDVAGLTLEAQGFYRKALYLEPQHPEALMHLAALLQAQGDTTGARRLQERAARSGRTADSERKR; from the coding sequence ATGAGCAGCGATCAGCGCTTTTTCGACTTTCTCAAGGAACGCATCGGCCTCGATGTGACCTCGGTGGGGCCGGCGATCATTGAGCGTGCAGTGCGCCAGCGGACAACACTTTCGCAAGCGGCGCATGCCGATGAGTATTGGCTGTTGCTGCAAGGCTCGCGGGAAGAACAGCAAGCGCTGATCGAGGCGGTGATCGTCCCGGAAACCTGGTTTTTCCGCTATCCGGAATCCTTCGCGACGCTGGGCAAACTGGCGCGTAAACGTCTTGGCGAACTGAACAATATGCGTGCTTTGCGCATCCTCAGCCTGCCATGTTCCACCGGCGAAGAACCCTATTCGATTGCCATGGCCTTGCTCGATGCCGGGCTCAAACCGCATCAGTTCAAGGTCGATGGCATGGACGTCAGCCCGCTGTCGGTGGAGAAGGCCCGGCGCGCGCTGTACGGCAAGAATTCGTTTCGCGGCCAGGAACTGGACTTTCGCGAACGGCACTTCACGCCGGAGCAGGACGGCCATCGGGTCAATGACGACGTGCGTGAGCAGGTGCGTTTGCAGGTCGGCAATGTGCTCGATCCGACGCTGCTGGTCAGCGAGCCGGCGTTCGATTTCGTGTTCTGCCGCAATCTGCTGATCTATTTCGATCAGCCGACGCAAAAACTGGTGTTCGAGGTGCTCAAGCGCCTGACGCATTTTGATGGCGTGCTGTTTATCGGCCCGGCCGAGGGCAGTTTGCTCGGACGTTTGGGCATGCGTTCGATCGGTATCCCGCAATCCTTCGCGTTCAGTCGCCATAGCGATCCGCACCCCGAGCCGTTGCCAACGCCCAAGCCCATCGTGGTGCCGGTCAGCCAACCGCCTCGCAGCACGCAGCCAGCACCGGTGCGCACTCGACCGTTTGCCGCCGTAACGCCACTGCCGACCGCCAGCAAAAGTGCCAACCCGGACGCGGCGACCCTGCTGGCCAACATCGCTGCATTGGCCAACGAAGGCAAAAGTGCCGAGGCCCGTGCTGCCTGCGAACAGTATTTGCGCAGCCACGAACCGGTGGCCCAGGTGTTTTACTGGCTCGGCTTGCTCAGCGATGTCGCCGGCCTGACCCTAGAAGCTCAGGGTTTCTACCGCAAAGCGTTGTACCTCGAACCGCAACATCCCGAAGCGTTGATGCACCTGGCCGCGCTGCTGCAGGCTCAGGGCGATACAACGGGTGCCAGACGATTGCAGGAACGCGCCGCTCGCAGCGGCCGCACTGCCGACAGTGAGCGTAAACGATGA